One Mycobacterium paraseoulense genomic window, TCGGTGGAGGTCAGCGCGATCGGCTCGCCGGCGCGGGTCACCTCATGGCTGTCCTCGTCGAGCACCAGGTCGCCGACCACCAGCTGGGCGCCGCTGTCCAAGGTCGTCACGCCGGTGCGCCGCAGCAGCGCGCGAAGCCGCAGCACCACCTCTTCGATGCTGAACGGTTTGGTCACATAGTCGTCGCCGCCCGCGGTCAGCCCGGCGATGCGGTCCTCGACGGCATCCTTGGCCGTCAGCAGGAGCACCGGGAGCTGCGGGTTCTCCTCGCGCAGCTTGTGCAAGACGTCGAGCCCGCTCATATCGGGCAGCATCACGTCGAGGACGACGACGTCGGGGCGCTGGGCGCGGGCGGCCGCGATGGCCGATGCGCCGTCGCCGGCCGTGGCGATGTTCCAGCCCTCGTACCTCAGCGCCATGGACACCATTTCAGCCAGGACTGACTCGTCGTCCACGACCAAGACGTTGATCGGATTGCCGTCGGCGCGACACATGACCACCCGCTCGACGGAGGCTCGGGGCTGGGTCACGGATTCCAGTATGCGCACCGCGCTGAGCCGTCGCTATGCCCCACCTTTGCGTGGCCTGTGAATGGGATCGCGCGACCGCTTGAGCAGTCGCGCGATCCCGTTTTCCGGCGTGGTGGCTAATACCAATAGCGCCGGCCGGCGACTGGACGGCCGATTGAGCCCATAATCCACAACACGGCGCCGATGACTAACACGACGACACCGATTTCCCACAGCAACGGGACGCTGAATACAAATCCGAGAATAAGCAGGACTACGCCCAAGACAATCATGACGACTCCTTTAGGTGAGGGGCAGTAGGACACCAGGCATTGAACTGGGCTGCGGAACATGGCAGTCCTTGACTTTCGGGTTGACGCCCCCGTAATTCAAAGGCCCCGCGATGACGGTCAACGCGATGTTTCCCGCCGTGACACAGCTGGTCGAGTCACCTTTGAAGTAATCGCGTTGCCATGCCGCGAAGACCCCGATGAGCAGCCATACCAGGGCAATGGTGCCGATGATTCCGCTGCCACGCATGGTGACCTCCAATGTGGTCGAGAAATATTTCTCGTGGACGATAGTTACCCATTTGACTTATGCCTAAACATTCGCCGGGTGAATTCGGCAGTGCGCCAGCGGAGCCCGGCGGGCTAGGCGTGGTCCGCGAGCCACCCGGCGGCCCGCCTCTTCGACGCCCGCGAAAGCCACGCGTCCTGGATCAGCTCGGCCAGTTCGGTCCTGCTGATTTCGGCCAATCGGCCGGCCCGCACCAGTACCGAAGGATGCCCATCGAAACGGTCGGTGGTGAAGAACGGGGACGCGGGATCCTGGGTCAGCGCCAACTTGTCACTTTCGGACTCCACCCAGAGCATGATCACGTCGGCATATGGTTCGCCGGTCTCCGGGTCGGCCGCGTCGGGCTGCGGCGTGCGGAAGAACACGAAGGACTTCCCGCCGACTTGATAGATGACGTTCCCCTTCGGGCCCTCCACCCGCTGAACGTGCGGCATCGACCCGGCGATCTCGTGCACGTCGCTCACCCGCGCCGGTCGATCAGCCACACGGCGAGGGTAGCGGGCGGTCTCGAGCCCTAGCCGCGGCGCTGCGCGGACACGTAGAGCGTGGGCGGCATCACGGC contains:
- a CDS encoding response regulator transcription factor — its product is MCRADGNPINVLVVDDESVLAEMVSMALRYEGWNIATAGDGASAIAAARAQRPDVVVLDVMLPDMSGLDVLHKLREENPQLPVLLLTAKDAVEDRIAGLTAGGDDYVTKPFSIEEVVLRLRALLRRTGVTTLDSGAQLVVGDLVLDEDSHEVTRAGEPIALTSTEFELLRFMMRNSKRVLSKAQILDRVWSYDFGGRSNIVELYISYLRKKIDNGRDPMIHTLRGAGYVLKPAR
- a CDS encoding DUF6131 family protein, which codes for MIVLGVVLLILGFVFSVPLLWEIGVVVLVIGAVLWIMGSIGRPVAGRRYWY
- a CDS encoding MmcQ/YjbR family DNA-binding protein gives rise to the protein MADRPARVSDVHEIAGSMPHVQRVEGPKGNVIYQVGGKSFVFFRTPQPDAADPETGEPYADVIMLWVESESDKLALTQDPASPFFTTDRFDGHPSVLVRAGRLAEISRTELAELIQDAWLSRASKRRAAGWLADHA